A genomic stretch from Telmatocola sphagniphila includes:
- a CDS encoding single-stranded DNA-binding protein: MARFNKVILVGRLTREPECRTFSTGGKVAKFGFAVSNRKKNTQTGQWEDEPMFIDCEAFNRGEYGKLADTIEKFCHKGSQILVDGRLHLDTWDDKTSGQKRQKHKIVVEEIQLLDARQDGPGGGSAGGRSSGYSGGSVDNYDDSGPGASPASGGHGSDDIPF; this comes from the coding sequence ATGGCCAGATTTAACAAAGTCATCCTGGTCGGTCGATTGACGCGTGAACCGGAGTGCCGGACCTTCTCGACCGGCGGCAAAGTGGCCAAGTTCGGTTTTGCAGTAAGTAATCGCAAGAAGAATACCCAGACCGGCCAGTGGGAAGACGAGCCGATGTTCATCGATTGCGAAGCCTTCAATCGGGGCGAATACGGCAAACTGGCGGATACCATCGAAAAATTCTGCCACAAGGGTTCGCAGATTTTAGTCGATGGTCGACTTCATCTCGATACCTGGGATGATAAAACGAGCGGGCAAAAGCGACAGAAGCATAAGATTGTCGTCGAAGAAATTCAATTGCTCGATGCTCGCCAGGATGGCCCGGGTGGTGGTAGTGCTGGAGGCCGTTCGAGCGGTTACAGCGGCGGTTCAGTGGATAATTACGATGACTCCGGTCCTGGTGCTTCCCCCGCCTCGGGAGGGCACGGATCAGATGATATTCCTTTTTAA
- the ilvN gene encoding acetolactate synthase small subunit: protein MRHILSALVQNQPGVLAHISGMLASRGYNIDSMAVGETETHDLSRMTFVIRGDDNVLEQVRKQLDKIVTVVKVVDISSEEHVERDLMLIKVKSSAQQRSEISLLVEMFRGRVVDITHDTLMIEISGQESKINAFIEMMRPYGIYELARTGRIALARGNSVGKESE, encoded by the coding sequence ATGCGTCACATTTTGTCCGCACTGGTTCAGAATCAACCGGGTGTACTGGCCCATATTTCGGGAATGCTTGCTTCCCGGGGTTACAACATCGACAGTATGGCCGTCGGTGAAACGGAAACGCACGATCTGTCGAGAATGACCTTCGTCATCCGCGGCGACGATAATGTCCTCGAACAGGTTCGCAAGCAACTGGACAAGATTGTCACCGTCGTTAAAGTTGTCGACATCTCCTCAGAGGAGCATGTCGAGCGCGACTTGATGCTGATTAAAGTGAAATCGAGTGCTCAGCAGCGCTCGGAAATCTCCCTGCTCGTCGAGATGTTTCGCGGCCGGGTGGTCGACATCACCCACGATACGCTGATGATCGAGATCAGCGGGCAGGAATCGAAAATCAACGCCTTTATCGAGATGATGCGCCCTTACGGCATTTATGAACTGGCACGAACGGGCCGCATTGCACTGGCTCGTGGGAACTCTGTTGGGAAAGAATCGGAATGA
- a CDS encoding 50S ribosomal protein L25, translated as MSESMVLKVEPRKELGGRAAARLRKQGLIPGVIYGHKEVTESVTVNLTDLQTVLRHHSRTLDIEEKGKKETVLIQEIQHDHLGKAILHIDFRRISADESVTVVVPVELRGIAPGTSAGVLDQPLHTLHVKCPALKVPEVIRVTIDKLQLGQAIHVKELVLPEGVTVLEDKDAVVVQVKLHKVEAATSTLPGEGTAEPEVITAKKKVDETEE; from the coding sequence ATGTCCGAGAGTATGGTTTTAAAGGTTGAGCCCCGTAAGGAACTGGGAGGTCGCGCTGCGGCTCGTCTCAGAAAACAGGGGTTGATTCCGGGCGTGATCTACGGCCACAAGGAAGTTACTGAATCTGTGACGGTGAATCTCACCGATTTGCAGACCGTCCTTCGCCATCACAGCCGGACGCTGGATATCGAGGAAAAGGGCAAAAAGGAAACAGTGCTGATTCAAGAAATCCAGCACGATCACCTGGGTAAAGCCATCCTGCATATCGACTTCCGCCGGATTTCGGCAGACGAGTCGGTGACGGTGGTAGTGCCCGTGGAACTGCGAGGCATCGCACCGGGAACGAGCGCAGGCGTATTGGATCAGCCGTTACACACTCTGCATGTGAAGTGCCCGGCTCTGAAGGTTCCGGAAGTCATTCGCGTCACTATCGATAAACTGCAATTGGGTCAGGCCATTCACGTCAAGGAATTGGTCCTCCCCGAAGGTGTGACTGTGCTTGAAGATAAGGACGCCGTGGTGGTTCAGGTGAAGTTGCACAAGGTGGAGGCCGCTACTAGCACTCTGCCGGGTGAAGGCACTGCTGAACCGGAAGTCATCACAGCTAAGAAGAAGGTGGATGAGACCGAGGAGTAA
- the rplI gene encoding 50S ribosomal protein L9: protein MAKDKGPKTLPQPKKKIRVRNQVRKGTHGGVQLVLVEDVAFLGKQGALVEVKPGYARNYLLPNSMAVIPSEHNLRRLERYKIRVQQAREAKVADLKSLAEQINRQARITIDAISNEEGHLFGSVGPVEISKALKGKNLMVEPDMVKMETHIKECGIYPEVKLSLGFEIETKIEVAVIPQTSSTKR from the coding sequence ATGGCAAAAGATAAAGGTCCCAAAACCCTGCCCCAACCCAAGAAGAAGATCCGGGTCCGCAATCAGGTTCGCAAAGGTACTCACGGCGGCGTTCAACTCGTCCTCGTCGAAGACGTTGCATTCCTGGGCAAACAGGGGGCACTGGTCGAAGTCAAACCCGGCTACGCACGCAACTACCTGCTCCCCAACAGCATGGCTGTGATTCCTTCCGAACACAACCTCCGCCGCTTGGAACGCTACAAGATTCGCGTTCAGCAGGCTCGCGAAGCCAAGGTCGCCGACCTGAAGTCACTGGCCGAGCAGATTAATCGCCAGGCCCGCATCACCATCGACGCGATCTCCAACGAAGAAGGTCACCTCTTCGGTTCGGTAGGCCCCGTGGAAATTTCCAAGGCGCTCAAGGGCAAGAATCTGATGGTCGAGCCCGATATGGTCAAGATGGAAACCCATATCAAGGAATGCGGTATCTACCCCGAAGTGAAACTCAGCCTCGGCTTCGAGATCGAAACCAAGATCGAAGTGGCTGTGATTCCGCAGACTTCCTCGACCAAGCGATAA
- the pth gene encoding aminoacyl-tRNA hydrolase, producing MKVVVGLGNPGSKFSGTRHNIGFEVIDYLAKSPLAGSFRAKFESQIADSTEGGQQLLLVKPETFMNLSGQAVKQIKEFYKLELTDLMIICDDIALPIGKLRIKAKGSHGGQNGLRNIEAHLGTNGFNRLRIGVGDTGGIDAAAYVLSRFKSGERQQVEDAVSDAARAVLVWAAEGIDVCMNRFNGDPQTTKKVKKAEDQPSSKTDKKLEPGESKARPNATGNE from the coding sequence ATGAAAGTGGTCGTCGGGCTTGGAAATCCGGGTTCGAAATTTTCTGGCACCCGCCACAATATTGGGTTTGAGGTCATCGATTATCTGGCCAAGTCTCCTTTGGCCGGGAGTTTCAGAGCGAAGTTCGAGTCGCAAATAGCCGACTCCACCGAGGGCGGTCAGCAACTCCTTCTGGTTAAGCCTGAAACTTTCATGAACCTCAGTGGCCAGGCCGTTAAGCAGATCAAAGAGTTCTACAAGCTGGAACTTACTGATCTGATGATTATTTGCGATGATATCGCGCTGCCCATCGGGAAGTTGCGGATCAAAGCCAAAGGCTCTCACGGTGGGCAAAACGGGCTTCGAAACATAGAAGCTCACCTGGGAACCAATGGATTCAACCGGTTGAGGATTGGTGTCGGTGATACCGGTGGAATCGATGCAGCTGCCTACGTTCTTTCCCGATTCAAATCGGGCGAGCGACAGCAGGTAGAGGACGCAGTCTCCGATGCGGCCCGGGCGGTTTTAGTTTGGGCGGCCGAAGGAATTGATGTCTGCATGAATCGCTTCAACGGCGACCCTCAGACTACGAAGAAAGTTAAGAAGGCTGAAGACCAGCCTTCCAGCAAAACGGATAAAAAACTTGAACCGGGCGAATCCAAAGCTCGGCCGAATGCGACAGGAAACGAGTGA
- the dnaB gene encoding replicative DNA helicase → MSLDRLPPQNRDAERSVLGSVLRDNDVINDIVKIILDPEYFYFDYHQKIYRAMLEIDKISSPIDLVILAEKLKQLQWIEDIGGYSYLAELWDAAPTAGNALYYAEIVKEKALVRALIHVNTDILKEAYDPVQPADELLGMAERRILEIAERGVTSDTATLQEALRDAFHRMDARKSGDHADLSGVRTGFVDLDNLIVGFQRNELIILAARPSVGKTAFALNFIRHIIVEEGLPVYFVSLEQAKIELAERLLVAQSQVDSHKLRRGMLGPDDVQRILDAGNVLNRAPLFIDDNPSQNMLRITANARRLKKRHDIKMVVIDYLQLIEPESRRDPRQEQVAQISRRLKFLARELQLPVVALAQVNRASEDRQDHRPRLSDLRESGSIEQDADTVMMLHRPGKFGGDEQQEDNTIEVIVAKQRNGPTGEVKLAYVKQYMRFENHAFTDTGGY, encoded by the coding sequence ATGTCTTTAGACCGGCTTCCTCCCCAAAATCGCGATGCCGAGCGTTCCGTGCTCGGCAGTGTTCTGCGCGATAACGACGTCATCAACGACATCGTGAAAATCATTCTCGATCCGGAATATTTCTACTTCGATTATCACCAGAAGATCTACCGGGCCATGCTGGAAATCGACAAGATTTCCTCCCCGATCGATCTTGTAATTCTCGCCGAAAAGTTGAAACAACTGCAGTGGATCGAAGACATCGGCGGTTATTCGTATCTGGCCGAACTCTGGGATGCCGCCCCCACAGCTGGTAACGCGTTATATTACGCTGAAATCGTTAAAGAGAAGGCTCTGGTCCGAGCCTTGATTCACGTCAACACGGACATCCTGAAGGAAGCCTACGATCCCGTCCAGCCGGCGGATGAACTCCTGGGGATGGCTGAGCGGCGAATTCTCGAAATCGCCGAGCGAGGTGTTACCAGCGACACGGCTACCCTTCAGGAAGCCTTGCGAGATGCGTTCCATCGCATGGATGCCCGCAAATCGGGCGACCACGCGGATCTGAGTGGCGTCCGAACCGGCTTCGTCGATCTGGACAACTTAATCGTTGGTTTTCAAAGAAACGAATTGATCATTCTCGCGGCTCGTCCCTCGGTCGGTAAGACAGCTTTCGCACTCAACTTCATCCGACACATCATCGTCGAAGAGGGGCTTCCGGTCTACTTCGTCAGTCTCGAGCAGGCCAAAATCGAATTGGCCGAACGTCTTTTGGTCGCGCAATCGCAGGTCGATAGTCACAAGCTACGACGAGGCATGCTTGGTCCCGACGATGTTCAGCGCATTCTCGACGCCGGCAATGTACTCAATAGGGCCCCCCTATTCATCGACGACAACCCTTCGCAGAATATGCTGCGAATTACCGCGAATGCCCGCCGACTGAAGAAACGCCACGATATCAAAATGGTGGTGATCGATTATTTACAGTTGATCGAACCTGAAAGTCGGCGGGATCCTCGGCAGGAGCAGGTAGCGCAGATATCTCGACGATTGAAGTTCCTGGCGCGAGAACTGCAATTACCGGTGGTCGCTTTGGCGCAGGTCAACCGAGCTTCGGAAGATCGCCAGGACCATCGGCCGCGATTGTCCGATCTTCGAGAATCGGGTTCCATCGAGCAGGATGCCGACACCGTGATGATGCTGCATCGCCCCGGCAAATTCGGCGGCGATGAACAGCAGGAAGATAACACGATTGAAGTGATTGTCGCCAAGCAGCGTAACGGCCCGACCGGCGAAGTAAAACTTGCATACGTCAAACAGTATATGCGTTTCGAGAATCACGCCTTCACGGATACCGGGGGCTATTAG
- the scpB gene encoding SMC-Scp complex subunit ScpB, whose amino-acid sequence MNEPLPDDDPNSATRKLGETFATVIGQKEWSLDNSEALLQGKIEEVEVPELPVPIDILPIPAAKSKSWLPPEEEIPPTPRQILEALLFVADQPLEIEAICEVIRGISPPTVLEEIAQLNRLYEKQYRPYRIVPRKTGYRMELLPQFKEVEQKLNEQNRELQLPQPALEILSLIAYRQPVEKSDIDRIRGMETGMILRQLMKFGLVSSLNKVAEGQRSAIFSTTAKFLDMFGLRSLDDLPKMGEPERR is encoded by the coding sequence GTGAACGAACCTCTTCCCGATGACGATCCGAATTCGGCCACGAGAAAGCTCGGCGAAACCTTCGCCACAGTAATCGGCCAAAAAGAGTGGTCCCTGGATAACTCGGAAGCTCTCCTCCAGGGAAAAATCGAAGAAGTAGAAGTCCCGGAATTACCTGTACCGATTGATATTTTACCTATTCCGGCCGCTAAAAGTAAATCCTGGTTGCCACCAGAAGAGGAGATACCTCCTACGCCCCGGCAAATTCTGGAAGCCCTCCTTTTCGTGGCCGATCAACCGCTGGAAATTGAGGCGATTTGCGAAGTGATTCGCGGTATCTCGCCGCCGACTGTGCTCGAAGAGATCGCTCAGCTCAATCGTCTCTACGAAAAGCAGTATCGGCCCTATCGGATTGTCCCCCGCAAGACAGGCTATCGCATGGAGTTGCTGCCCCAGTTCAAGGAAGTAGAACAGAAGCTGAACGAACAGAACCGCGAATTGCAACTTCCTCAGCCTGCCCTCGAGATTCTGTCGCTGATCGCTTACAGGCAACCTGTGGAGAAATCGGATATCGATCGAATTCGGGGAATGGAAACCGGGATGATACTTCGGCAACTGATGAAATTTGGCCTGGTATCTTCTTTGAATAAAGTGGCAGAAGGACAAAGATCGGCGATATTCTCCACCACGGCCAAATTCTTGGATATGTTCGGGCTGCGCTCGCTGGATGACCTTCCCAAAATGGGCGAGCCCGAGCGCCGTTGA
- a CDS encoding Rieske 2Fe-2S domain-containing protein, with protein MGMLDHWHPMLPAKKLRRKPVGVKLAGVPIALFRTASGKIGALNDICPHRRMKLSQGEVVGEKLMCRYHGWTFGCDGQGESPGTPKLQACASNFEAREANGMIWVKSKESNPKFPEISMPGWFHMCTLEHTIHAPLEVSMDNFCEIEHTPTTHDVFGYELDRMRDVTVRFEQTENTVRVINQGPPKRLGRLLNVLVGIKKGWVFNDDWTTHFSPLYTIYDHWWSDPKDPTKKSKVQWRLFMFYTPVDENLTRVTTWSYAKSFWPLPIHGGIWPFRGVMRKKLDYEMKLDVDIVNNLASHDVNLEGMKLSRFDKALALNRERINKVYRGGTEQAKSSRTELQLAE; from the coding sequence ATGGGGATGCTCGATCATTGGCACCCGATGTTGCCCGCCAAGAAATTGCGACGCAAGCCCGTGGGTGTGAAACTGGCGGGCGTTCCGATTGCGCTATTTCGAACGGCGAGCGGAAAAATAGGGGCTTTAAATGATATTTGCCCGCATCGTCGCATGAAACTGAGTCAGGGTGAAGTTGTCGGTGAAAAGCTGATGTGCCGGTACCATGGCTGGACATTCGGATGTGATGGCCAGGGGGAAAGCCCAGGTACGCCAAAACTTCAGGCGTGCGCTTCCAATTTCGAAGCTCGCGAAGCGAACGGAATGATCTGGGTCAAATCGAAAGAATCTAATCCGAAATTCCCGGAAATTTCGATGCCGGGTTGGTTCCACATGTGCACCTTGGAGCACACGATTCACGCCCCGCTGGAAGTTTCGATGGATAACTTCTGCGAGATCGAGCACACGCCGACAACGCACGACGTTTTCGGCTACGAACTCGATCGCATGCGGGATGTGACTGTCCGTTTTGAACAAACAGAGAATACCGTTCGCGTCATCAATCAGGGCCCCCCCAAACGCCTGGGCAGGCTTCTCAATGTACTGGTTGGGATAAAAAAAGGCTGGGTGTTCAACGACGATTGGACCACCCACTTTTCGCCTTTGTATACCATCTACGATCACTGGTGGAGCGACCCCAAGGATCCGACGAAGAAGAGCAAAGTGCAGTGGCGATTGTTCATGTTCTACACTCCGGTCGATGAGAATCTGACTCGGGTGACGACCTGGTCTTACGCCAAGTCCTTCTGGCCACTGCCCATTCACGGCGGCATCTGGCCGTTCCGCGGTGTGATGCGAAAAAAGCTCGACTATGAAATGAAACTCGATGTGGATATCGTGAACAATCTCGCCAGCCACGATGTGAATTTGGAAGGTATGAAGTTGAGCAGGTTCGACAAAGCCCTGGCGTTGAACCGCGAACGAATCAATAAAGTTTATCGTGGTGGAACCGAACAGGCAAAGAGTTCCCGCACCGAACTCCAGTTGGCGGAATAA
- a CDS encoding SRPBCC domain-containing protein, which yields MITLEGNRSLKGMLPEAFEKLSSPAFLLTCIGPLLEYSADENAATFKARPSLGIVSGIVEGTLNVLQKQPFEKLNLVQKIQGSGFSARAVVDLKFRPLDSGFAIDWTAELPEATGLLRMVPKSMLRVAMQKAIEDIWLEVESKLA from the coding sequence ATGATCACACTGGAAGGAAACCGCTCGCTCAAAGGCATGTTGCCGGAAGCATTCGAGAAACTCTCATCGCCGGCATTTTTGCTGACCTGCATCGGGCCGCTACTCGAGTATTCGGCGGACGAGAACGCCGCCACTTTTAAGGCTAGACCCAGTTTGGGAATCGTCTCTGGGATTGTCGAGGGCACTCTCAATGTGTTACAAAAGCAACCGTTCGAAAAATTGAATTTGGTACAGAAAATTCAGGGCAGTGGTTTTTCCGCGCGGGCAGTGGTTGATTTGAAATTCCGGCCACTCGATTCGGGGTTTGCCATCGATTGGACTGCGGAATTGCCCGAGGCGACCGGACTACTTCGGATGGTCCCGAAATCGATGCTGCGTGTAGCAATGCAGAAAGCTATCGAAGACATATGGCTGGAAGTGGAATCGAAACTAGCGTGA
- a CDS encoding prenyltransferase/squalene oxidase repeat-containing protein, translating to MDTERIERAYRQVRDALLFERLPEGYWVGELSSSALSTATAVAALALIDRRNTQTVHRDLIARGIRWLVDDQNEDGGWGDTDRSFSNISTTMLCRAAFHICGEADSQRPTLNRCEFWLNENYGSTPEELAEAIRRRYGKDRTFAVPILTMCALAGLVNWDEIPRLPFELACLPQSWYRFARLPVVSYALPALIAIGQVVHHHRRKWNPLTTSLRWLARRPSLKVLRKIQPSTGGYLEATPLTSFVVMSLAVLRGNKNAQQVMEEGVRFIERSVRTDGSWAIDSNLSVWVTTLTVNALDRAKDLKSLPEKQKLMEWLLAQQSKSRHPFTGADPGGWGWSHLAGSVPDCDDTPGAKLALQALLNVSQGEIPESLGREVVQSVELSEKWIEGLQNRDGGWPTFCRGWGKLPFDRSGCDLTAHVLRNPFWWNTRMSRPPTESSVLENKSFRRGFDYLKLQQSYEGSWLPLWFGNQHTEDESNPVYGTARVLAAYQSLDAVTEEIELGLNFLIKNQNPDGGWGGAIGTPSSIEETALVVEIFAVWSRDFVHLMEPLEKGVDYLCSQVEKGGYLYATPIGFYFAKLWYYEKLYPMIFATAALGAALRLPKSS from the coding sequence ATGGATACTGAAAGAATCGAGCGTGCTTATCGACAAGTCCGGGACGCCCTGCTCTTCGAGCGACTCCCAGAAGGCTATTGGGTGGGGGAACTCTCTTCTTCCGCTCTTTCCACGGCCACGGCCGTTGCGGCCTTGGCTCTGATCGACCGTCGAAACACCCAGACAGTGCATCGAGACTTGATTGCTCGGGGAATACGCTGGTTGGTCGATGACCAGAACGAAGACGGCGGTTGGGGAGATACCGACAGATCTTTCAGCAATATCTCTACAACCATGCTCTGCCGGGCGGCGTTTCACATCTGTGGCGAAGCAGATTCGCAACGCCCGACACTGAATCGTTGTGAATTCTGGTTAAATGAGAATTACGGTTCTACACCCGAAGAGTTGGCAGAGGCCATTCGAAGGCGATATGGAAAAGATCGAACTTTTGCCGTTCCGATTCTGACGATGTGTGCACTGGCAGGCCTGGTGAACTGGGATGAGATTCCCCGACTCCCTTTCGAACTCGCCTGCCTGCCCCAGAGTTGGTACCGTTTTGCCCGGCTGCCTGTCGTAAGCTACGCCCTCCCTGCGCTAATCGCCATCGGTCAGGTCGTCCACCATCATCGCCGCAAATGGAATCCTCTGACTACTTCGCTCCGTTGGCTGGCTCGCCGGCCCAGCCTGAAAGTTCTGCGAAAGATTCAACCTTCCACGGGAGGTTACCTCGAAGCGACGCCGCTGACAAGTTTTGTGGTCATGAGTCTGGCGGTCTTGCGGGGCAACAAGAATGCCCAACAGGTTATGGAGGAAGGCGTTCGGTTCATCGAACGCTCGGTTCGAACCGATGGCAGCTGGGCCATCGATTCCAATCTTAGCGTGTGGGTGACGACTCTAACTGTGAACGCACTGGATCGAGCAAAGGATCTCAAAAGCCTCCCCGAGAAACAAAAACTGATGGAATGGCTTCTGGCCCAGCAGTCCAAAAGTCGACATCCTTTCACAGGGGCTGACCCGGGAGGCTGGGGTTGGTCGCATCTGGCTGGGAGCGTTCCCGATTGTGATGACACTCCCGGGGCAAAATTAGCCCTGCAAGCACTCCTGAATGTCTCCCAGGGGGAAATTCCGGAATCGCTCGGCCGGGAAGTCGTGCAGAGCGTGGAACTATCAGAAAAATGGATCGAGGGACTTCAGAATCGTGATGGAGGCTGGCCCACTTTCTGTCGGGGTTGGGGTAAATTACCCTTCGATCGCAGCGGGTGCGATTTAACTGCCCATGTCTTGCGAAATCCATTCTGGTGGAACACTCGGATGAGTCGACCGCCAACGGAATCTTCGGTATTGGAAAACAAGTCCTTTCGCAGAGGATTCGATTATCTGAAATTGCAGCAGAGTTATGAGGGCTCCTGGCTTCCCCTTTGGTTTGGCAATCAGCATACAGAAGACGAATCGAATCCGGTCTACGGCACCGCCAGGGTGCTGGCCGCTTATCAATCGCTTGACGCCGTTACTGAGGAAATCGAGCTGGGACTGAACTTTTTGATCAAAAATCAGAACCCGGATGGCGGCTGGGGAGGAGCGATAGGAACTCCGTCGAGTATTGAAGAAACTGCCCTCGTCGTAGAGATTTTTGCCGTCTGGAGTCGCGATTTCGTCCACCTGATGGAGCCACTCGAAAAAGGGGTGGACTATCTCTGCTCTCAAGTCGAAAAAGGTGGCTACCTATATGCCACCCCCATTGGTTTCTATTTCGCGAAACTTTGGTATTACGAGAAACTCTATCCCATGATATTCGCTACTGCGGCGTTGGGGGCGGCACTGCGTTTGCCGAAATCCTCTTGA
- the rpsF gene encoding 30S ribosomal protein S6, translating to MPVNSYECMFILDSTKTATGMEDVKSQLHVTLEKYGAQILASRPWSEKNEGKLDSRLAYPVKGHKKGTYYLAYFKADAAKLHEIEHDFRLNETILRHMVLNVDPKWETELLAVAQDEHRSSLQSLREDANVDAALEGIDMGGMGGGRRDRDRRDKD from the coding sequence ATGCCAGTTAACAGCTACGAATGCATGTTTATTCTCGATTCAACCAAGACCGCCACCGGTATGGAAGATGTGAAGTCCCAATTGCATGTGACTCTCGAGAAATATGGTGCTCAGATTCTCGCAAGCCGACCCTGGTCGGAAAAGAACGAAGGTAAGCTCGACAGCCGACTCGCTTACCCGGTGAAAGGCCACAAAAAAGGCACTTATTATCTGGCTTACTTCAAGGCCGATGCCGCTAAACTCCATGAAATCGAACATGATTTCCGACTGAACGAAACCATCCTTCGCCACATGGTTTTGAACGTAGACCCCAAGTGGGAAACCGAGTTGCTGGCCGTGGCTCAGGATGAACATCGCTCCTCGCTGCAATCGCTGCGGGAAGATGCCAACGTCGACGCTGCTCTTGAAGGCATCGACATGGGTGGAATGGGCGGCGGCCGCCGTGATCGCGACCGACGAGATAAAGATTGA
- the obgE gene encoding GTPase ObgE: MFADRVELFVKAGDGGRGMCSFRREKYVPKGGPDGGDGGDGGSIIVRAMPDTDNLAPLIHRKFWKAQNGQPGGTSQCHGKMADDIIIPVPPGTIVRDRERGHILKDLKEMGEQVVVAQAGRGGRGNKAFATSTNRAPREFQPGGEGEERWIVLELKVIADVGLIGLPNAGKSTLLSRLSRAMPEIADYPFTTKYPNLGMVSVGGDNAFVMADLPGLIEGAHTGVGLGHEFLKHVDRTRVLVHLIEPFPTDGADPLDNYRTIRKELEMYSPDLGKKRELAFVSKSELPGSEEVAKRLSAQLGFEVKNISAVTGQGLNVLCGNVVRELAEAKLREKEETAKEKRWEEIPAQERAWTAQEPSAPS, from the coding sequence ATGTTTGCGGATCGGGTAGAGCTGTTTGTTAAAGCGGGGGACGGGGGACGCGGGATGTGTTCCTTCCGCCGTGAGAAGTACGTCCCCAAGGGGGGACCCGACGGGGGTGATGGAGGCGATGGCGGATCTATCATCGTTCGCGCAATGCCGGACACGGATAATCTGGCACCGCTGATTCACCGCAAGTTCTGGAAAGCACAAAACGGCCAGCCCGGTGGCACTTCGCAGTGTCATGGCAAAATGGCAGACGACATCATAATTCCCGTCCCTCCAGGTACAATCGTCCGCGATCGAGAACGAGGACATATCCTCAAAGATCTCAAAGAAATGGGTGAACAGGTGGTCGTCGCCCAGGCCGGTCGTGGTGGGCGGGGCAACAAAGCTTTCGCCACCTCCACCAACCGAGCCCCGCGAGAATTTCAACCCGGCGGCGAAGGTGAAGAACGCTGGATTGTCCTGGAACTCAAGGTGATTGCTGATGTCGGACTGATCGGTCTACCCAATGCCGGAAAGTCGACACTTTTGTCTCGTTTGTCGCGGGCCATGCCGGAAATCGCCGACTATCCTTTCACCACGAAGTACCCCAATCTGGGCATGGTTAGCGTCGGTGGCGACAATGCGTTTGTGATGGCCGACCTTCCCGGTTTAATCGAGGGAGCCCATACGGGTGTCGGTCTGGGCCACGAATTCTTGAAACACGTCGATCGAACGCGGGTTCTCGTGCACCTGATTGAGCCATTCCCCACCGATGGTGCCGATCCGCTCGATAATTACCGGACCATCCGCAAAGAACTGGAGATGTACAGCCCGGATCTCGGGAAAAAGCGAGAACTCGCGTTCGTTTCGAAAAGCGAACTCCCGGGGAGCGAAGAAGTTGCGAAGCGACTCTCGGCACAGCTGGGATTTGAAGTCAAAAATATCTCCGCGGTCACCGGGCAGGGACTAAATGTGCTCTGTGGCAATGTCGTCAGGGAGTTGGCAGAAGCCAAACTCCGCGAAAAAGAAGAGACTGCCAAAGAAAAACGCTGGGAAGAAATTCCCGCCCAGGAGCGAGCCTGGACGGCCCAGGAACCCAGCGCTCCCAGTTGA